The genomic window CATGCAGGCGCGACAGGGCGTCGTCTTCTATCCCGACGGGCGATCGTCCGGCGGAGTGTTTCGCCTGTCCCAAGCGCAGTCGATCAACCTCATCTCGATCGATGCCGCCACCTCCGCCATCAGGCTGACCGCTCCCAATGCCGGGAGCGGCCGATGAAAACTCCAGCACATGACAGCGAGGCCGGTTTCACTCTTATCGACAGCCTCGTCGCCGTCGCCACGCTCTCTGCCATGACTGCGCTTCTTCCGCAGGCGATCGTGACGGCGCGGCAGATGTCGAGCGAGACGGCGAGCCTGGTAAGCGCGCGGCTCGTTGCCGACAGCGTGCTGGCCGATCTGGCGCGAAGCTCGCCCCATGCGGGCCAGCAAACCGGTGCCACCGATGGCCATAGCTGGCGCGTCGAAACGAAAATTCGCGAAGCCGGGCTGACTTCAAGATCGGAGGACGGCTCGTCGCCTGCGCTGTTCACCACGCGCATCAGCATTCAGGTGAGCGGCAACCGAACCCTTGTTGTCGAGCGTCTCTCCTACGGGGCGGTCAAATGAGCGACACCGTTTCCACAAGCAGGGAAGATGGCTTCGCGCTTCTGGAAGCGGTCGTCGTGCTGGCAATTACGGCGATGGTGTTCGTTGCGCTCGCGGTTTCGACCGGTCTCGTGGTGCGTAACGCGAAGGCGATGAGCGAGCGGACCAACCTTGCCGAAATGCTGATGGGTGGCCTGGAAGCCTGGCGGCACGACGTTGCTGCGGCCTTTATCCCGGGCGACGTCAGCAACGGACCGTCGATGACGGGCAGCGCCGATGCGATGACGTTCGTTACAGCACGCTTTGGCATCGACGGCATCCCGGCGCGCGTCACATATCGAGCGCAAAACACGCGGGTCGACCGCACGGTCGCAAACTACACCTCCGTCGCAGCCGATCGAAGCCCAGCCGCAAGCGCCGAAGCGGTGCTTGATGGCCCCTGGCGCTTCCGCTTTGCCTATCGCGCCCGCCACGGCGAAGGTCGCTGGCTCGACAGCTGGACCCGCGCCAATGAATTGCCGGCGTTCGTGCGGCTGAGCGTCCTGGCCGCGCAGGCGCCGGAAACCATCATCGCCGAAGTCGTGGCACCCATTCGCGCCAACCGGACCACTGTGTGCCTCGATGCCTGCGTGGCTGTGCTCGACCGGACGGGTCGGCCATGATGCGCGCGCTGGCCAATCCCGATGCGAGGCGGCACGACGCCGGATATGTGACCATCTCGGTGCTGCTGGTCTGCTCGCTGCTCGCGACGATTGCAGCCGGTCTTCTCACGACACCGCGGCCAACCCTTGGCCGTTCGCTGATTGACTTGCAGATGGTCGAGGTCGAAGCGCTGCTCGACAGCGGGCTCGACCTTGCAGCGTTTCGGCTGTTCGGGGCCGATAGCGGCGACGAGGGCTGGCACTCCGGCGCCGAGACGATCGCGCTCGAAAACGGCCGCGTGGTGGTCGAGGCGGGTGCGGAAACCGGGCGGGTCGATGTCAACTGGGCCGATGCGGAATTTTTGGCCAACCTCTATTCCGAGGTCGGCGCCACTTCCATGCCGGCGGCAGGTTTCGCCGATCGGGTGCTGGCACTTCGTTCCGCCGGCGATCCGCAAACGCAGGTGTCGGGGACGCTGACGACGATCGGTGATCTCGCTGCAATCGATGGGCTGGCGCCAGACGATTTTGCGCGTCTTTCACCCCATCTTACGGTGTTCGGCGGCATGGGGCAGGTTGATCCTTGGAGCGCGGATAGGCTGGTGCTGCGCGCAGTGCCGGAGATATCGCTGCGCGAGGTCGAGCGGATCCTCTCGGCGCGCCAGGCACGAAGCGAGACCGGTGACGAGACGATCCTCGAGATTGCCCGTGACCACGCCGACTATCTGTCCACGCAAAAACCGCAGCGGTTTCGTGTTACCATCGATGCCTGGGCCGAAAACGGGCTGGCGGGACGGGCCGAGGCCGTCATTGAAGACGGGACAGATCAGGACCCGTTCACAGTGCTTGCCTGGGCGCGGCGCCCCATCACCGACGCCGGACGGGGAGAACGCTGATGCGCGCGCTCCTCTCTCCTGTGCACCGCATCTGGGCGCTTCTGGTCGACGAGACCGCTGCATTGATCACACCAATGCACGAGCGTCGCTCGCGAAGCCGTCACGTCCTCACGCAGACGGCCGGTGGTTTCATTCTGCAAAAGCGGCGCGGCAGCAAGCTGGTGACCGTGGCGGAGGGATCTCTGGCGACCATCGGTTCCGCGCTCAAGCGAACCGCCAAACAGCAGCCGATGGATGTCGATGTTCGCCTCGGTGAGCGCATGGTGATGCGACGCGTCGTGCAGTTGCCGCCGACGCCTCCCGAGCACATCCCGGCCGTTGTGGGGCTGCAGATCGAAAAGCTCAGCCCGTGGAACAGCGGCAGCGCGCTCCATGCATTCCGGATAGAGCGGGACGGTGCGCAGGCGCCCGGCGCACTGATGGTGCGGATCGCCATTATGGCGCGGAAGTTCTGGGAGCGGATTGAGAAGGACCTCGCCGCAGCCGGTCTGCGCGCCGCGACACTCGGGCCGATTTCCGAAAGCCTGTCCGAGGGACCGCCGCTCGATCTATTGGCCGATCCGCAGGCGCGCCACGCGAAAGCGCGGCGCAACGCGTCCGCCCTCCTTCTGCTCCTGCTTGCCGGAACGCTCATCGGCAGCACCATCGCATATTTGCAGGTCGCCGCTGCGGAGCGTGATCTTGTGGCTCAAGCGGCGCAGGCGGCCGCGCTTCGCACAGAGCTCGAAACACAAATGGCCGACAATGCGCCCGCTGAGGGTGCACAAAAATTGCTGCAGGCGAAATTGGCTGACGAACCGCTGGTGATGCTGCTCAACGCCTTGAGCGCTGCATTGCCTGATGGGACCTATCTCACGGCATTCGAGGCGTCCGGAGCGGAGATCCGGCTCTCGGGATATTCGGATGACGCGGGTGCGTTGATCCCGCTGCTTGAAAGCGATCCCAATCTCGATCAGGTCCGCTTCGCCTCGTCCGTCTTCGTCGATCGCGAAACGGGGTCGGAACGTTTTGAGGTCGTAGCCGTCCGGGCGGGAGACGCGTCATGAGCCGCGCGCGCGCCGCCACGGTTGCCTGCCTGGCGCTGATGGCGATGGCACCAGTCGCTGCATTTCTCTGGGCCCAGGATCGGCTCAACGATCTGCGGCAAGAGACGGCGATCGTCGAAAATACGATTGCGGAGCTGCAACAGCGGCTGCAATCGAGCGCCGACGGCAGTGACCGCTCGGCCGAGGCGATGCTTGTTGATTTCCACGTGGATGGGGCGACCGAGGCCGTCGCTGCGGCTGGTCTCCAGGCGCAGCTGGCGACGCTTGCGCGTGAGGCGGGGATCGACATCGACGAGTTCGAGGTCATGCGCGCCCTGGACACGGGCACCCAGGCGGAGGCCGAACCGGGCGTCCGGCTTCGGCTGGCATTCAAGGCCGGGAACGATGCCTTTCAGGAAATGCTCTACGCGATCGAACAGCGTCGGCCGGCCATGCGCGTCCAGTCGCTGCGGCTGGCGACGTTCGATGCCGATGAGGCGCCGATCCTCAATGCCGATCTGGTCGTGGAAGCCTATCGGAGACTGGAGCCATGACGCGCCGCATTCTTGGCCCAGTCCTCGCCCTGATTTGCTCTGTCATGGTCTGGACGGCTGCGATGGCCGATGGCGCCGGGGAAAAGGCTGTTGGAGCACCATTCTTTCCGCAGATGTCGCTTGAGGCGATGACGGCCATGCGGGAGCGGCCGCTGTTTGCGCCGTCCCGGCAAACGCCCGCGCCACCAGCACCTGCCATCGTTCAGCCTGTTGCCATTGCCGAACCCATGGCGCCACCGTCTGCGCCGCCATTGCCGGAGCCTGCCGTGCGGCTGGTCGGCGTCACGATCGGGGATGATTCAGGCTTTGCGATCATCGAGCACCAGCCGACGGGCGAGGTGCTACGGATGAAGGATGGCGCCTTACTCGATCGCTGGGTGCTGTCGGTCGTCGATGCGCGCACCATCGCCTTCGAACATGAGGGGAGGCGCGCGGTCTATGCCCTGTTTCAGCGATAGGCGCGACTCATACCGTGCTTCAGATGGTGGCTTTCAGCAGCTCGTCGACGCTCGTCTGGCCGGCACACACTTTGGCATAGCCATCCTGCAGCATGGTGATCATCCCGCTCGACACGGCCGCGGCTTCGATGTCGCCGGCAGAGCTGCCCGCTCGGATCATGCCGCACAGCGTTTCGTCTATGCTGAGCACTTCGAAGATACCGATCCGGCCGCGGTAACCGGTCTGTGCGCACTGGCTGCAGCCTTCGGCGCGGTAGATGATTGCATCGGCCTTCATCGTCAGACGACCGCTGTCGGCAAAGGGCTTGAGGGCTTGCCCGGCATTCTCGTCGACGGTCCGGCAATGTGGGCAAAGCTGCCGCACGAGGCGTTGGCCGACGACGCATCTGAGCGTCGCGTTGATCAGGAACGGCTCGACGCCGAGATCCACCAGTCGCGTCACGGCGTCGGCGGCGCTGTTGGTGTGCAGCGTCGTCAACAGCAGATGGCCGGTCAGTGCGGCCTGGATGCCGACGGCCGCCGTCTCGCCATCGCGCATCTCGCCGACCATCAGAATATCCGGGTCGTGGCGCAGGAAAGCGCGAAGCGCCGTGGCGAAATCCAGCGCGATGCCCGGCCGAACCTGGGTCTGGCTGATGCCGGGGATCTGGTACTCGATCGGATCTTCGACCGTCATGATCTTGCGGTCGGATCGGTTCAGCGCGGCGAGCGCCGCCGTCAGGGTCGTCGTCTTGCCGCTGCCGGTCGGGCCCGTCACCACGATCATGCCGTGCGGTTGCTCGAGATGCGCGCTGAACCTTGCAAGGTCATCGGGCGCCATGCCGAGGCGGGCGAGATCGAGTGCGTGGGCTCCACGCGCCAGAAGTCGCATGACGAGGCTTTCGCCATGAAGGGCAGGGGCCGTGGCCACGCGAATGTCGGTTTCGAGCGTTCCGATGCGCATCCGGGCGCGTCCATCCTGCGGCAGGCGGCGTTCGGCGATGTTGAGGCCCGACAGGATCTTGACCCGCGAGATGATGCCGCGCGCGGTTTCCTCCGAGACACGCTCGTGCAGACGCAATACACCATCCACACGCAAGCGGACGCGTGCGCCGGCCTGCTCCATCTCGACATGGATATCGGTGGCTCCCGCGATCAATGCCGCTTCCACAAGCCCGTCGACGGCGTTGACGATCGGGGCATCGCTCGCAAGGTCGTGCAGACGCTCGATCTCGCTTTCGCCGATGGGCGAAGGACGTTCCACCGCTGCGGCTGTTCCAGCGTGGCGCCGCTCGGACATCGCCTCATCGAAACGGGCAGCGAGCGCATCGAAGGACGCGACAGCCAGCGGCACCTCTTCGCCCATGGCAAGCTGAAGGACGTCGATGTCTACGGTGCGGGTCGGGTCGGCGGTCGCAATGGCGACGGTGCCGTTCAATCGGCAGGGAAAGAGCCAGTTGCCGCGCAGGAAGCGGATCGACAGGCCTTCCAGCAGTTCGGGATCATAGGCGATCGACTGGTCATCCGCGCGCTGCAATCCATGAAAGGCGGCGATGGCATCCGCAAGGCGCGGCGCGGGTATCAAGGCCGCGTCGTGCAGATCGCTGTAAGACGTGCGTCCAGCTTGGCGAAGGTTTCCCAGAATAGGCTCGTTGCCGGACATGTATCCGTTGTTTTGCAGGAACGCGATAAAGGGCACCGGATCCCTGATTTGAGCATCTGTAACGAAAGCATCCATGTGGATTTTCTAGCGCCTTGCCGAGGGAAGCTGCATCGAGCCCATGGCTTATTGCAGGCTTTGACAATACCATTACGGCACTCGCCTTACGAATCAGTTTTCGGAAAAGTCGAGAGCGCGTTTTCTGTTCGGGGACAGCGAACGCTCGGGGTGCTTGCTTCGGCAATACATGCGCGGCGCGGCCGGTGGTGGGCCAGGAGGAACGGCGTTGCCTAACAAGCGTAGTATCGGCGCTGTGGCCGCCTTCCTGCTTATGGTGCCCATCGTTGGCGGCTGCGCCAATTCCGAAGGCGGTGCCAATGTGGAGCGGCCTTCGGTCCTCAGTCAGGTTTTCCGGCCGGACTTTTCGGCACGGTCTCCGCGCAGCGGCGGCGGCAGCAATGTGGCTGGCGGCTCTCAAGGCAACCGGGAGATCGCGGCATCGCGCATTTTCGGCGCAAGCAACCCCGGCATCGATGGCACGGTGACCGGCCAGACGCCGACATCGACGAATGGCGGCGTGCAGCTCAATTTCGAAGATGCCGACCTGCGGGAATTCATCGACACGGTTCTCGGCCAGACCTTGCAAGTAAACTACACGGTCGACCCCAGCGTTTCCGGAACCGTGACCTTGTCGACGGCGCGGCCGATCGGTCGCGACAGCCTGCTTGAGCTGCTGGAAGCCGTGCTGCGCGTCAACGGCGCGGAGCTCACGCGCAGTGGCGAAACATACCAGGTGATCGAGGCGACATCTGCGACGGCTTCGCGGGTCGATTACGCCAGGGCGGGGGCCGGCTATGGCCTCAGCATCATTCCCTTGCAGTTCATCTCACCGCAGACGCTCAGCCAGCT from Georhizobium profundi includes these protein-coding regions:
- a CDS encoding GspE/PulE family protein; the protein is MDAFVTDAQIRDPVPFIAFLQNNGYMSGNEPILGNLRQAGRTSYSDLHDAALIPAPRLADAIAAFHGLQRADDQSIAYDPELLEGLSIRFLRGNWLFPCRLNGTVAIATADPTRTVDIDVLQLAMGEEVPLAVASFDALAARFDEAMSERRHAGTAAAVERPSPIGESEIERLHDLASDAPIVNAVDGLVEAALIAGATDIHVEMEQAGARVRLRVDGVLRLHERVSEETARGIISRVKILSGLNIAERRLPQDGRARMRIGTLETDIRVATAPALHGESLVMRLLARGAHALDLARLGMAPDDLARFSAHLEQPHGMIVVTGPTGSGKTTTLTAALAALNRSDRKIMTVEDPIEYQIPGISQTQVRPGIALDFATALRAFLRHDPDILMVGEMRDGETAAVGIQAALTGHLLLTTLHTNSAADAVTRLVDLGVEPFLINATLRCVVGQRLVRQLCPHCRTVDENAGQALKPFADSGRLTMKADAIIYRAEGCSQCAQTGYRGRIGIFEVLSIDETLCGMIRAGSSAGDIEAAAVSSGMITMLQDGYAKVCAGQTSVDELLKATI
- a CDS encoding general secretion pathway protein GspK, whose protein sequence is MMRALANPDARRHDAGYVTISVLLVCSLLATIAAGLLTTPRPTLGRSLIDLQMVEVEALLDSGLDLAAFRLFGADSGDEGWHSGAETIALENGRVVVEAGAETGRVDVNWADAEFLANLYSEVGATSMPAAGFADRVLALRSAGDPQTQVSGTLTTIGDLAAIDGLAPDDFARLSPHLTVFGGMGQVDPWSADRLVLRAVPEISLREVERILSARQARSETGDETILEIARDHADYLSTQKPQRFRVTIDAWAENGLAGRAEAVIEDGTDQDPFTVLAWARRPITDAGRGER
- a CDS encoding PilN domain-containing protein, yielding MRALLSPVHRIWALLVDETAALITPMHERRSRSRHVLTQTAGGFILQKRRGSKLVTVAEGSLATIGSALKRTAKQQPMDVDVRLGERMVMRRVVQLPPTPPEHIPAVVGLQIEKLSPWNSGSALHAFRIERDGAQAPGALMVRIAIMARKFWERIEKDLAAAGLRAATLGPISESLSEGPPLDLLADPQARHAKARRNASALLLLLLAGTLIGSTIAYLQVAAAERDLVAQAAQAAALRTELETQMADNAPAEGAQKLLQAKLADEPLVMLLNALSAALPDGTYLTAFEASGAEIRLSGYSDDAGALIPLLESDPNLDQVRFASSVFVDRETGSERFEVVAVRAGDAS
- the gspM gene encoding type II secretion system protein GspM; the encoded protein is MSRARAATVACLALMAMAPVAAFLWAQDRLNDLRQETAIVENTIAELQQRLQSSADGSDRSAEAMLVDFHVDGATEAVAAAGLQAQLATLAREAGIDIDEFEVMRALDTGTQAEAEPGVRLRLAFKAGNDAFQEMLYAIEQRRPAMRVQSLRLATFDADEAPILNADLVVEAYRRLEP